In Clostridium thermosuccinogenes, the genomic stretch TCTTTATCAGCTACATAAATCAAAGCTTGCCGGAATTCTTTTTTATCCATGGGGGCGTTCTTTGATCCTATGTTGAAATACAAGCCATGGGATGCAGGGTCCCTCATGGGGTAATATACAATATTTTTATTGGCTTTCAGAAGCGATTCTGTCAGGTCCTTTGGCATTGTACCGTCCATGTTGTGGATTTCTTCTGCTTCCATCATAGGAGATTTTGTTGCATCAGTAGTGGATCTTATGATGATCTTGTCAAATTTCTGACCGTCCGGATTCCAATAATATGGGTTTTTGCTCATGCTTCCTTCGTTTATTGTATGGCCGGGGTCATTAATATATGGACCTGTACCCACGATTATGTGGTCTTCGTTGGGGGGAGTCTTGATATATTCCTTCCATACCTTGTCTAACTCTTCGGCAATTTTGGGATCGCCTGCCGGATATCTGCCGAAAGGTCCGCGTATTCCCTGGGCCTTTTGCTCCTCAGTCAACAATGGAGCCTTTTGGAGCAGCTCATACCGCTTTTCGGCGAATTCCCCATATATATGGTAGGGGATACGTCCATGGTGGACTTCCTGAGCAATTAACATAATCCTTAAATCATCGAAAGGAGCCGGTTCAGCCCATACGAATTCAACAGTTAAATCATCGGGAGTTTCGATAGAAGTCAAGAAGTTAACCGGAGAGTTGTGGCATATTTGGTAGAAGCACCAGATATCTTTGCTGGTGAAAGGTTCTCCGTCGCTCCATTTTATGTTGGGGCGCAGTTTAAATATTGTCTTGTTACCCACGTGCTCGTAACTTTCTGCTAACTGCAAAGCAATGTCATCGGTACCACGCTGATAGCGGATTAATCCTTCAAAAGCGAAATCACCGAAAGTGCTTGTGCCAACCTCAGAGTTCTGATTTGCGATGAACTGGGCAGGATCAGGAAGACCGCCTTGTCTGATGTACACTTTATCTTTGTTGTATCCTTCAGTGGATGCCGACTTGTCTTTCTGACTACATGCAACTGGTGATATAGCCATGATAATGGCAAGAATGCAAATTAATACCATTCTTACTGACTTTTTCATCATATTAACATCACATTCCTTTCGCTGTGCTCAAGGCACAAAAAAGAATGAAAAATTTTTACTTAAGCCACCCTCTGTAGTAAAATATAAGTGGGTATGCAGGTATACTACAGAGCACGGGGAGGTGAGTGTGACAACCAAACTTTGAGTTGTCCGTATATTAACATGTGCCGTTCGCTCTCTCAAGTACAAATAAGTGTGCCATCGAGCACGAACACTAATCTTTGTTTTAAACAAAGCTCTTGTTTATATTGAGTGGACAGTCAATGCCTGCATCCCTAAATATTTACAAGGGTGAGGTTGATGCTTAAGATTGTCTATCCCATCTGTTGTGGAATTGATGTCCACAAAAAGTTTGTAATTGCCACTATTGCCACCACCAATGATAAAAATGTTACTTCCTATCAAACACGTCGTTTTAATACTTTCAAAAATGATCTAATCGCTCTCAACAACTGGTTAGTAGAAAACAAGTGCAAAGATGTCTGTATGGAATCCACCGGAAAGTACTGGATTCCTGTTTTTAACGTGCTCGAGGATTTCTGCACTATTACCCTTGCAAACCCGAGATACGTTAAAAATATCCCAGGTAAGAAAACCGATAAGCGAGATTCAATTTGGCTTGCTGACTTACACAAGCATGCATTGGTAAAAGGTAGCTTTATCCCATCTAAGCCTATACGGGAGTTGCGGGATTTAATTCGGTACAAGTCTAAACTTACCAACGTCTCTTCCAGTGAGAAAAACCGGGTGCAAAATTCGCTTACAGTTTCAAACATCATGCTTGCCAATGTTGTTTCCGACACCTTCGGCAAGTCTGCTTCCTCAATTATTAAGCACATGATAG encodes the following:
- a CDS encoding ABC transporter substrate-binding protein, producing MAISPVACSQKDKSASTEGYNKDKVYIRQGGLPDPAQFIANQNSEVGTSTFGDFAFEGLIRYQRGTDDIALQLAESYEHVGNKTIFKLRPNIKWSDGEPFTSKDIWCFYQICHNSPVNFLTSIETPDDLTVEFVWAEPAPFDDLRIMLIAQEVHHGRIPYHIYGEFAEKRYELLQKAPLLTEEQKAQGIRGPFGRYPAGDPKIAEELDKVWKEYIKTPPNEDHIIVGTGPYINDPGHTINEGSMSKNPYYWNPDGQKFDKIIIRSTTDATKSPMMEAEEIHNMDGTMPKDLTESLLKANKNIVYYPMRDPASHGLYFNIGSKNAPMDKKEFRQALIYVADKEALRDIGSYQSDVHSWSSLGLPPSMLETYVDKDVIDRMRKYSHDEAKAAELLESIGCKKINGKWHDANGKQIKLTIGLDKGWYVATLVCPIYANQLTKFGIDTEVIAVDGSVYGQQSEVEHVFDMSWEWIDVAWSFSHPYFTLNNFYSRGGGPAKKMNFPFDEKTNRTTLKLEDWDGNTFDVWQWISNMPNEMDDEVRKDQWERIIWATNENAFAINFYENVTGAWENLKYTDNLPMKDKIPENRWMPFPETLEERIAVHDLNWGFSGGVRKMSRLAPTTEK